A region of Zootoca vivipara chromosome 15, rZooViv1.1, whole genome shotgun sequence DNA encodes the following proteins:
- the SMIM35 gene encoding small integral membrane protein 35 yields the protein MDPNTEKDHTLEGEPVSILGLILGVSLSLLILGVLSYVIAKWYQEGHCWNRPNFVFNLYHIRNLKSVEVELAPPFTISGSMREAGSGYVWFHDRGT from the exons ATGGACCCCAACACAG aaaaagaccacacgttGG AAGGGGAGCCCGTCAGCATTCTTGGCCTCATCCTTGGCGTCAGCCTCTCCCTCTTGATCCTTGGCGTCCTTAGCTATGTCATTGCCAAGTGGTACCAGGAAGGACACTGCTGGAACA GGCCTAATTTTGTCTTCAACCTTTACCATATCCG CAATCTGAAATCAGTGGAGGTGGAACTGGCCCCTCCCTTCACCATCAGTGGCTCCATGCGCGAAGCTGGAAGTGGCTATGTGTGGTTCCACGACAGAGGCACGTAA